The stretch of DNA CGTTTGAGGCCAAGCTCCACAGTATCAACGGTGAGGAGGCCTCGATTGAAAACGCTGAGCAAGCCGGCCGCATCGTCGGCGAGATTCAAGGGAAGACATTCGTCGTTCAATCGATCGAGCGTCGTGAGAAGAAACGCAATCCGGTCGCGCCGTTCATCACGAGCCGGTTGCAGCAGGAAGCCTCACGAAAGCTGCACTTCTCGCCGAAAAAAACGATGACGCTGGCCCAGCAGTTGTACGAAGGCATCGAAATCGGCGCCGAAGGGGCGACCGGTCTGATCACCTATATGAGGACCGACTCGCCTCGCATTTCCACCGAAGCCATGAACGACGCGCGCGAGCTGATTCAATCGCGATTCGGGGCGGACTATCTCCCGGGCACGCCGAATGTCTACAAGACCTCGAAGGCGGCGCAGGAAGCGCACGAGGCGATCAGGCCGACCTCAGCGGGACGCGACCCTGAATCGATCCGCCAGTACTTGGATCAAGACCAGTACAATCTCTACAAGCTGATTTGGAACCGATTCATTGCGTCGCAGATGGTGCCGGCGATTTTGGATGTGACACGGATCGATACGTCACCGCTCGGAACACCAGGTAGATATATCTTCCGCTCGACCGGAACGGTCGTGAAGTTCCCCGGTCATACGATTGTGTACATGGAGGGTGTCGATAAGGAGTTGCCGTCGCAGAAGCCCAAGGCTGATCAGGAGGCGGACGACGACGAGCGCCAACTGCCGGCTCTGTCCGAAGGAGAACAATTGCGGCTCGTTGAGCAGGAGGGGCAGACGGTGCCGGGTATGTTGTCAAAGCAACATTTCACCCAGCCGCCGCCACGCTATAACGAAGCGCTGTTGATCAAGGAGCTGGAGGAAAAAGGTATCGGGCGACCGTCGACCTATGCCGCCATTATTTCTACGATCCAGGATCGTAAGTACGTGGAAAAGACCGAGGGACGCTTGGTCCCGACGGAGACCGGGAAAACGGTGAACGATTTCCTGATGAAGGGATTCCCTGAACTCATCAACGTCGACTTCACCTCACAGCTCGAAGAACAACTGGATGAGGTGGAGGAGGGGAACAAACAGTGGGTTGCGGCGGTGCGCGATTTTTATATGCCGTTCACCAGAGAAATGGAACGGGCAAAGACGATTCCCGGTCCCAAAGACACGGTCGAACCTCCGACCAACATTCCTTGTGAGAAGTGCGGACGGATGATGGAGATCAAGTGGGGCCGTAACGGCAAGTTTCTCGCCTGTCCTGCGTACAAGGACGATCCCCCTTGCAAGAACACCCAAAACTTTGAAAAGCTTCCGGACGGTACCATCAAGATCGTGCCCAAGCAGGAACTCACCACCGATCAGGTCTGTGACAAGTGCGGAAGCCCAATGGTAGTGAAGACCGGACGGTTCGGCAAGTTCATCGCCTGTTCAGGCTATCCCCAGTGTAAGACGACCAAGCCGATGGCTCTCGGCGTCAAATGTCCTCAACCAGATTGCGGTGGTGATCTTGTGCAGAAGCGGACGCGCAAAGGCCGGTCGTTTTTTGCCTGCAGTAATTATCCCAAGTGTGAATTTGCCCTCTGGGATCGCCCGGTACCCAAAGCTTGCCCGACCTGCCAGGCCCCGTTTTTGATTGAGAAAATCAGCAAGCAAGACGGCCGAAGCGTCCAATGCCGCAATCAGGACTGCGGCTACCGCGAAGCAGGGTGATGATTCGAGATAGTTTCCTTCACCTCCCTTGCAGTCCATCAATGATCAAAGTCCTTGCTTCACGTGAATTACGATTAACCTGACAAGATTGATGTCCATCCATCATCTTCGCGCAGTGCTGGTGTTGTTGTGTGCAGGTCTGATCTGGCTGCCGCCAGTTTCTGCGGAAGAACCATCCTCTAGGACGGTTGGAAAACAGACTGTCGGCGTGGTGATCGGCGGAATGCTGCCGGTTCGAGTGATGGAGGGACAGACATCTACGTTGAATGGGGTTGCCGTGCATCCCTCCTGGCAAATTGAGTTGACTGATCCGATCGGCTCCAAATGGTGGAGTGGCTCGATTGCATTGGGGGCCGAGTTGGCTGTGTTAGGGATCACGCAACCGACCGGCGCCTACGGCATTGGCTTCACGCCGAAGGTAGGCTATACGTTTGCTTCGTTCGGCCGGGTGAAGCCCTATCTCGAAGCCGGTGGCGGCCCGATCTGGACGAATTTCGACGGCCGCATTCCCGAGCAGGGATCGAATTTCAATTTTCTGGCCTGGGGCGGTGGGGGCGTGACCTATGATTTGACGGAACGATGGGCGCTGAACGCTGGAGTCCGCTTCAGCCACATCTCCAACGCCGGTACCGCTAACCCAAACGCTGGGGTCAATTACCTGCTGCCGTTTGTCGGAGTGACCGCTAAGCTTTTCTGATGAAAAGTGATGGTTGGGCATGATCGAACAAGTCGGCAGACAAGACGGTCGGAGCGTTCAAGGCCTCAATCAGGATCGTGACTCCGGGAATGATATGGGGTCCAAGCTCTTCAATAGGCTTCTGACGAGCAGCTCAAGGGCATCGTTCGGGAGACGTTGCACTACTTTCCGTCCGCGCAGACCCACCGAAAAACGGGTATCGGGCCGCTTCCTCTTGTCGCTGGTACCTACCGTTGTCTCGGGGCGACGCCTGGTGCCTTCGGGACCGTACTGATGCCTCCGGGAGGAGCGGGCGCATAATTGGGATTGACGTGCTCCCAGACCCCGGCATGTTTCCCCTCCACCCCCCATCCTCGCACGTACAGCAGTGCCAGCACCGGCTCGGTCTGGAATCTCGTGGTCCCGGTCACTCGTCCAGCCACTGTCATCCGCCCCCATTCGCGATAGGTCTGAGGCAGTTTATTCTGCTCCACCATCACCCAGTAGCATCCCGCTTCGGGGCCGTTCCGATCTAAGGGAAGCTGGGGCGCGTAATCCTGGTCCAGCGGCCGATTCCTCAGGCGCAGCCAGACGTACTGTTCGTTCGCTTCTTCTTCGATCAGGGTCCCACCCAGTAGCAGCACCTTCCCGTCGTACTTCTCCGGATCGGCCATAAGATCCGTGAGCGTCGCGCCGCGTTCAGACATCCATATGTACTGACGCGGAACTTTGGAACAGCCTCCCGCCGCCAGCGTGAGGCTGACGGCTAGAAGAAAGCAGAAAGACCCCCGCTGGAGTCGGCCGCAAGTGGTCATCGGTTGTCGTCCTTGGTTTGATCGCACGAAACACCACGAAGGTCGGGATGCTTCTATCAGCGTTATCGCCGGTACGCTGGGGTACCACCCACGTCGGCGCACCGGGAAGCGGGTATCGGGTCGCTTCCCCTTATCGTCACGGGTACATACCCGGTCGCCCGTACCTGTAATTACCCGGAGCGGCGCCGGGCGCATTCGGGTACTTGGTCCCCCCGGGAGGCGTGGGCATATAATTGGGATCGGCGTGCTCCCAGACCCCGGCATGTTTCCCCTCCACCCCCCACCCCCGCACGTACAGCAGTGCCAGCACCGGCTCGGTCTGGAATCTCGTGGTCCCGGTCACTCGTCCAGCCACTGTCATCCGCCCCCACTCGCGATAGGTCTGAGGCAGTTTATTCTGCTCCACCATCACCCAGTAGCATCCCGCTTCGAGGCCACTCCGATCGGCGGGAAGCTGAGGCGCGTAATCCTGGTCCAGCGGCCGATTCCTCAGGCGCAGCCAGAGGTACCGTTCGCTCGCTTCTTCTTCGAGCAGGGTCCCACCCAGTAGCATCACCTTCCCGTCGTACTTCTCTGGATCGGCCATAAGATCCGTGAGCGTCGCGCCACGTTCAGACATCCATACGTACTGACGCGGAACTTTGGAACAGCCTCCCGCCGCCAGTGTGAGGCTGACGGCTAGAAAAAAGCAGAAAGACCTACGCTGGAGTCGGCCGCAAGTAGTCCAAGTAGTCATCGGTTGTTGCCCTTGGTTGGTTGCATGAAGCACCACGGTGACCGAGATGTGTCAATCATGGTTACTCCCGGTACAGTATCTGCTCGTTCGCTCTGTCTTCCAGCACGCAGGAAGCAATACCTGAATCCCCCATTCACTATGAGTGCATTGCGATAGTAAGATGGAATGCCTACTCCAGAATCCCGCACCAGGAGGGATACCACTCACGTCGGCACACCGGAAAGTGAGTATCGAGTCGCTTTCACCTATCGCCGGTACCTACCGAGGCTTCGGGGAGACGCCGGGTGCATTCGGGAACTCACTGATGCCTCCGGGAGCCGCGGGCCTATAATTGGGATCGACATGCTCCCAGACCCCAGCATCTTTGCCGTCCACCCCCCACCCTTGCACGTACAGCAGTGCCAGCACCGGCTCGGTCTGGAATCTCGTGGTCCCGGTCACTCGTCCGGCCACTGTCATCCGCCCCCACCCGCGATAGGTCTGAGGCAGCTTATTCTTCTCCACCATCACCCAGTAGCATCCCGCTTCGTCACCGCCTAGATCGGCGGGAAGGTGGGGCGCGTAATCTTGGTCCAGCGGCCGATTCCTCAGGCGCAGCCAGAGATACTGTTCGCTCGCTTCTTCTTCGATCAGGGTCCCACCCAGTAGTATCACCTTCCCGTCGTACTTTTGCGGATCAACCATAAGATCTGTGAGCGTCGCGCCACGTTCAGACATCCATATGTACTGACGCGGAACTTTGGAACAGCCTCCCGCCGCCAGCGTGAGGCTGACGGCTAGAAAAAAGCAGAAAGACCCACGCCGGAGTCGGCCGCAAGTAGTCCAAGTAGTCATCGGTTGTTGCCCTTGGTTGGTTGCATGAAGCACCACGGTGACCGAGATGTGTCAATCATGGTTACTCCCGGTACAGTATCTGCTCGTTCGCTCTGTCGTCCAGCACGCAGGAAGCAATACCTGAATCCCCCATTCACTATGAGTGCATTGCGATAGTAAGATGGAAGGCCTACTCCAGAATCCCGCACCCCGAGGGATACCACCCTTGAGAACGTGCCGTCCCTTATCTGGTCTGCATCGGAGCATTCACCACCCGCTGGCTCAGGTGAGGGTACTGGTTCTGGATGACAGCCAATGTTGTCTCGCGCGCGTCCTGCACCTGGTAAGTGTACGACGTCCCCATGGCTACGCGTCCGGGGAGATCCAGAACCAGGCGCCCGATATAGACCGTGGTCTCAGGCGCAACCGAAAAGTTCACGCCCACGTCGCCCCCCATAGCCGACAACCCTTCATGGTGAAATGTTTTGAATAGATAGGTGCCAACCGGTAGGCGCGCGACGAAGATCCGCTCCTCTCCCGGTTTTGCATCTAATTCATACCGAGCTAGGTAGGGGTGCCTGCCTTTCGGATCAGTGGCCTGCACTCTCAGAATCTCAAATTGATACGTGAACCCAGCCGCTTTACGACCGAAAAGTTGGTTAAACCAGGAGTCGGGCG from Nitrospira sp. encodes:
- the topA gene encoding type I DNA topoisomerase, which codes for MGKSLIIVESPTKARTITKYLGRGYTVMASVGHIKDLPTSKLGVDLENDFEPQYVTIKGKSKVLAEIKKKAEEADKVFLAPDPDREGEAIAWHIEQELLGKSKKKRKDGKIFRVLFNEITESAIKRALQSPGEIDMKLVNAQQARRVLDRIVGYQGSQLLWNKVRRGLSMGRVQSVAMRLICEREAEREAFRSEEYWSITALLAGTNPPAFEAKLHSINGEEASIENAEQAGRIVGEIQGKTFVVQSIERREKKRNPVAPFITSRLQQEASRKLHFSPKKTMTLAQQLYEGIEIGAEGATGLITYMRTDSPRISTEAMNDARELIQSRFGADYLPGTPNVYKTSKAAQEAHEAIRPTSAGRDPESIRQYLDQDQYNLYKLIWNRFIASQMVPAILDVTRIDTSPLGTPGRYIFRSTGTVVKFPGHTIVYMEGVDKELPSQKPKADQEADDDERQLPALSEGEQLRLVEQEGQTVPGMLSKQHFTQPPPRYNEALLIKELEEKGIGRPSTYAAIISTIQDRKYVEKTEGRLVPTETGKTVNDFLMKGFPELINVDFTSQLEEQLDEVEEGNKQWVAAVRDFYMPFTREMERAKTIPGPKDTVEPPTNIPCEKCGRMMEIKWGRNGKFLACPAYKDDPPCKNTQNFEKLPDGTIKIVPKQELTTDQVCDKCGSPMVVKTGRFGKFIACSGYPQCKTTKPMALGVKCPQPDCGGDLVQKRTRKGRSFFACSNYPKCEFALWDRPVPKACPTCQAPFLIEKISKQDGRSVQCRNQDCGYREAG
- a CDS encoding acyloxyacyl hydrolase — protein: MSIHHLRAVLVLLCAGLIWLPPVSAEEPSSRTVGKQTVGVVIGGMLPVRVMEGQTSTLNGVAVHPSWQIELTDPIGSKWWSGSIALGAELAVLGITQPTGAYGIGFTPKVGYTFASFGRVKPYLEAGGGPIWTNFDGRIPEQGSNFNFLAWGGGGVTYDLTERWALNAGVRFSHISNAGTANPNAGVNYLLPFVGVTAKLF
- a CDS encoding Slp family lipoprotein; translated protein: MTTCGRLQRGSFCFLLAVSLTLAAGGCSKVPRQYIWMSERGATLTDLMADPEKYDGKVLLLGGTLIEEEANEQYVWLRLRNRPLDQDYAPQLPLDRNGPEAGCYWVMVEQNKLPQTYREWGRMTVAGRVTGTTRFQTEPVLALLYVRGWGVEGKHAGVWEHVNPNYAPAPPGGISTVPKAPGVAPRQR
- a CDS encoding Slp family lipoprotein; this encodes MTTWTTCGRLQRRSFCFFLAVSLTLAAGGCSKVPRQYVWMSERGATLTDLMADPEKYDGKVMLLGGTLLEEEASERYLWLRLRNRPLDQDYAPQLPADRSGLEAGCYWVMVEQNKLPQTYREWGRMTVAGRVTGTTRFQTEPVLALLYVRGWGVEGKHAGVWEHADPNYMPTPPGGTKYPNAPGAAPGNYRYGRPGMYP
- a CDS encoding Slp family lipoprotein, which codes for MTTWTTCGRLRRGSFCFFLAVSLTLAAGGCSKVPRQYIWMSERGATLTDLMVDPQKYDGKVILLGGTLIEEEASEQYLWLRLRNRPLDQDYAPHLPADLGGDEAGCYWVMVEKNKLPQTYRGWGRMTVAGRVTGTTRFQTEPVLALLYVQGWGVDGKDAGVWEHVDPNYRPAAPGGISEFPNAPGVSPKPR